The genomic segment CTCGGATCGTCTGTGGAGTAAGGCCGTTGTAGTTTCTCTCCGCTCCGTTTCGGGGCACCATCGCGAGGGCTCGATCATGGCGAACAAGTGGCTGCTGGTGGCACCGGTGGCGGGGGCTCTGGGCATCGGGGCCGGGTTCGGTGCGAACGAGCTGTTCGCCGCGGGCGAGGTGAAGCAGGACCTGAAGCCGTCGGTGAGCCTGCCGCTCACCCGCGTGGTGCTGTTCAACTCGGGGGTCGGGTACTTCTCGCGGAGCGGGGACATTGAGGGCGACGCGCGGGTGGACCTGACGTTCCCCGAGTCGGACATCAACGACCTGCTCAAGAGCATGGTGCTGGAGGACTTCGGGAAGGGCCGCATCAGCGCGGTGAGCTACGACAGCCGGGAGCCGATCGCGCGCACCCTGAGTTCGTTCGCGGTGAACCTGACGGGGAACCCGACGTACGCGGGGATCGTGGGCCAGATGCGGGGCGAGCGGATCGAGGTGGCCGTGTCCCCGACGGCCGCGAATCAGCCCGGGAAGCTGACGGGTACGATCGTCGGGGTCGAGCACCAGAAGGTGCCAGTGGGCACCCAGGCCATCGACGCCGAAGTGCTGAACATGTGGTGCGCCGAGGGGATGCGGGCCATCAAGTTCGCGGACATCCAATCGCTCCGGTTCTCGAACCCGGTGATCGAGAGCGAGTTCCGCCGCGCCCTGGAGGTGCTGGCGCTGAGCCACGATTCGCAGAAGAAGGCGGTGCAGTTGCACTTCGCGGGGGAGGGGAAGCGGAAGGTGCAGGTGGGGTACGTGGTGGACGCGCCGATCTGGAAGACGAGCTACCGGTTGGTGCTGGACGAGAAGGAGAAGCCGTACCTGCAGGGGTGGGCGATGGTCGAGAACCCGACCGATGAGGACTGGGGTGGGGTCAAGATGGCCCTGGTGAGCGGGCGCCCGATCAGCTTCAAGATGGACCTGTACAACCCGCTCTACGTCGATCGCCCCACCGTCGAGCCCGAACTGTTCGCCTCGCTCCGGCCTGTCACCTACTCCGGCGGCTTCGGCCCCGAAGGACGGAACACGAACGGGCTTGCCCTGAAGGCAGAACAGGAGAACCAGAACCGTGCGCTGAGAAGCATGGGTGGCGCGCGAGCTCCCGGGGGCGCGAAGGGGGTGGCCCAGGGCGAGAAGATGCTTCTGGCCGATGCGCCTGTGGGGCTCGACTTGCGGAAAGACGCTGCGGAGTTCGGCCGGCGCATCAACACGGGCGCGGTGGGCAACGCGGCGACGGCCGGCGCGCTGGGCGACTTCTTCCAGTACGTGATCGATCATCCGGTAAGCTTGGCGCGGCAGAAGAGCGCGATGCTGCCGATCGTGGGCAAGGACATCGAGGGCACGCGCGTTTCGATCTACAACGAGCGCGTGCAGGGTAAGCACCCGTTGCTCGGCCTCCGCTTCAAGAACACGTCCGGCGCGCACCTCAATCAGGGGCCGATCACCGTGTTCGAGGGGAACGTGTACGCGGGTGACACGCGCGTGCTGGACGTCCAGCCGAATGAAGAGCGGCTGCTGTCCTACGCCATCGACCTGGGCACCGAGGTGGACCCGAAGGCCGGCGTGGGGGCACATAGGATCACGAGCGTGAAGGCGGTGCGGGGGATCGTCACCACCGTCACCAAGGTGACGGACGAGAAGACGTACCGGATCATCAACCGGTCGCAGACGGACCGCACGCTCCTGATCGAGCACCCGAACCGGACCAGTCAGCAGTTCAAACTCGTGGGGACCGAGAAGCCGGTCGAGGACACGCCCGAGGTCTTCCGGTTCCAGACCCCGGTGAAGGCCGGCGAGACGAAGAGCTTCACCGTCAAAGAGGAGCGCGA from the Frigoriglobus tundricola genome contains:
- a CDS encoding DUF4139 domain-containing protein, which encodes MANKWLLVAPVAGALGIGAGFGANELFAAGEVKQDLKPSVSLPLTRVVLFNSGVGYFSRSGDIEGDARVDLTFPESDINDLLKSMVLEDFGKGRISAVSYDSREPIARTLSSFAVNLTGNPTYAGIVGQMRGERIEVAVSPTAANQPGKLTGTIVGVEHQKVPVGTQAIDAEVLNMWCAEGMRAIKFADIQSLRFSNPVIESEFRRALEVLALSHDSQKKAVQLHFAGEGKRKVQVGYVVDAPIWKTSYRLVLDEKEKPYLQGWAMVENPTDEDWGGVKMALVSGRPISFKMDLYNPLYVDRPTVEPELFASLRPVTYSGGFGPEGRNTNGLALKAEQENQNRALRSMGGARAPGGAKGVAQGEKMLLADAPVGLDLRKDAAEFGRRINTGAVGNAATAGALGDFFQYVIDHPVSLARQKSAMLPIVGKDIEGTRVSIYNERVQGKHPLLGLRFKNTSGAHLNQGPITVFEGNVYAGDTRVLDVQPNEERLLSYAIDLGTEVDPKAGVGAHRITSVKAVRGIVTTVTKVTDEKTYRIINRSQTDRTLLIEHPNRTSQQFKLVGTEKPVEDTPEVFRFQTPVKAGETKSFTVKEERDVSSTVALTNGAENSIRYFISLSEASPGLKQKLETALKVKSAWDEQVRELNQVNADLARLNGDQERIRKNLRETPKEAEVYDTYLKKLAAQEKEIDALTARQKALMADEFQARKKYEDYLVTISD